A window from Pangasianodon hypophthalmus isolate fPanHyp1 chromosome 4, fPanHyp1.pri, whole genome shotgun sequence encodes these proteins:
- the snrpf gene encoding small nuclear ribonucleoprotein F, with the protein MSLPLNPKPFLNGLTGKPVMVKLKWGMEYKGYLVSVDGYMNMQLANTEEYVDGALSGHLGEVLIRCNNVLYIRGVEEEEEDGEMRE; encoded by the exons agTTTGCCGCTGAATCCGAAGCCCTTCCTGAACGGTCTGACAGGGAAACCAGTGATGGTGAAGCTGAAATGGGGGATGGAGTACAAGGGTTACTTGGTCTCTGTGGACGGATACATGAACATGCAG CTGGCTAACACAGAGGAGTATGTGGATGGAGCTTTGTCGGGTCACCTCGGGGAGGTGTTAATCAG GTGTAACAATGTTTTGTATATACGAGGAgtagaagaagaggaagaggatggaGAGATGCGAGAATAA